CTCCTCGAGAGTTCATGCGAAGGTCAGGCTGGGGTGGAGCTAAATGATGCATTGTTCAAGGAATTACAGACGTGGCTTGAGAATGACTATTTAGAGATATACAATGATCTCAGACTTTGAGAAGCAAAGTGGAAGCGCTCTTTGTAATTATTTACTGTACTTATTATGTATAACTAGTCTGCTAGGCAAAGATGAATACGCTATAATGGCATCACAAGCCATAAATGAAGGTGTACTTGCGATCGCCATACCGAGTGTGATCGGTTCTTTCACGCTCCAATTCCTCTGGGGTCATTCGGGCCATCTTATCTTTCTTGTATCGGTTCGCAGCTGCAAGAGCGAATCGGTAACCTGTGTAGCCCAAAAGAGCAACGATTGAAATGCCGAGGGTAACATAGAACGATATTCTGTAGGAAGGGCCATATTTGGCAGCAAAAATCTGCGAACCGATGATGCCTGCAAGATTTCCAAATCCGTTCGCACCAAGTATCAGCGTGCGTTTTCCCGGCTCTGTTTTTAAAACTGTTAGCTACCGTGTAATTCATTGCCAGTTTTTGGAGAAACATACCTGGTGTGTTTCCGCTTAGCCATGCCACAGTTAAAGGAGCAGACACGTAGCATCCGAAGAGCAAAATGCAGAGACCAGCGTATTTGCCCCCGCTCGCCTTGACAGTGACAGTCAGAATCAGCCCGATAATTCCAATAGCAATGCTTGCTATGATGTGCCACCCTCTTTCGTGTCTGTATCATTGTTAGTTGAAAGACCAAGAAGTAATGCGACTTGGAAGTGACTTGCCGACGATCTGAACTCAAAGCAAAGATGTATAAGCCAACGGCGCCGCAGACGTAGGGCGGCACTGTCATCTGTTTTGCGCTGTTAACCATAGTACCCAAAAATGCGATACTTTGGCATGCTTACGAGATTTGCCTGGATGCTTGCGAACCCCAAACCTTGTAGGACAAGAGGCAGGAATATGCTAAACGCTTGCGTGGGGACACTGGCACAaatattgaagatgatgacgccGTAGAACTTCCAGTCCTTGACAGCCTCAATAGCATCACGTCTGGAGAGTTTGTCCTTCTCCATGCCGTCCTTGCCATATTCATGCAAAATAAACAGTGCAGTATCGCGTCGCATACGTTCCGCAGCGAATTCGCGCTCCTGTTGCGTGAGAAACCACGCGGAACCTGGACCTCTAGGAAGTAGAAAAAACGCCAAGATTGCGACAAAACAGGTAAGACTGCCCTCAATAATGAAGAGATACTGCCAATTGAGCAAGCTGCCGCTTTTCAGATGAAAGACACCAAATGCTGGTTAAATGTGTAAGTCGAATTATGTCCAGCTGGAATGGAATGGTGGCTTTTGTAAGGCTTGGACCAAGACTTACAGATGGCACCCGAGAATGCTCCAGCAATCGCGTATTGACCGTAGAAAATAGCCACTCTCACTGCTAGGTCGAATCGTCCGTAGAAAAATGATAGGTAAGAGACACATGTCGGGTAAAAACCCGCTTCAAAAAGCCCAATCACAAGACGAATAGCAATAAGTGAGCCTTTAAGAAGCTAATTAGCTCATTGTACCAGTTAGAGGAGTTTAGAGAATTATGGCTTACCTCGTCCTTTAATGAATGCTTGCCCGATGGTCAAAGGTCCCCAAGAGAACTAAAATGAATGTGTTAGAGGGCTGATGGATGGAAGTAAGAGGAGGTGCATACGAACCGCCAAAAAAGGGATCCAGATCTGAGGTCCAATCCATCTACCCAGGGCAGCAGAGGGTGGCTGGAAGAGAACAAAGGTGATAAAGAATAGTGATACAGCAAAGCTGAGGTCTGCTGGTTCAGCTCCAATAGCCTTGGTAAACCCTACATGAATCGCGATTAGTGACGGCAATTCGCTGGCAGCTTGAGTGTTGCCAAATATAGCAATCAGAATCATACCTTGGGTCTCAGCATTACCAATGTTGCCTTTATCAAGACCGTTGAATAGGTACACCAGTGACAGCAAAGGCAGCATGGCAAAATCCATTTTGCGATTGACTCGACGACTGAGTTCCGCCTCTTCAGGTGATGAAGGCACAAAGCCAATTGGACCAGTCTCTGATGCTGCAAGTTGGCTGTCGGAAAATTGAGGACTCTTTCCAAACACCGTCGAATGATCATTCCCAGAAGTTTCCTCCAGGGTGACTGAAGGTGACTCGCACCCTGGCTTCTCTGAGTCAAATTTAGGGATGGTAGCCATGATGAAGTTGATGATTGAAGAGTAGACGCTCATCCACTTTCCAGAAGCACGATTCGATACTCCgcattttatatttctttaatctGTCACAGATGTTCCTGGGGGCAAAATCTGGGGAAGTTTGGAAAAGTGCCAGCACACCAGGGTAGCGACCCGAGACTCTTGCCGAGTCAGACATAGTGTGGAGTTCTTATACCACACCAATCATGGCTGCTAGACTCGGATATTTAGGAAATTGATCCAATAGTTTTAAGTGTGGAGTAGCTTGGGATGCCATGGCCCCGGGTACTGTCCCGGTGGCGACACCCCTTGTTCGACCCGGGTCAACACCCGATACTCCCTGTTGAAGCTCGTTTAGCTTCCAAGCTCTTGTGTAACTTGTAACCCTTAAATGGAATTGATACTAGTACGTTCGTAAACTTCTCGACTGCAACGTTCTCTGGTCATTTTCCTTATTCTTTTCCGTCAAGATGGGTTCCTTGTCATCCACGCAGCAATGGGACTACTCTACTCCTGAGGTCTTTGATCCAAAACATGGCAACAAAGCAAATAAAACAATCGACATTGGTCAAAATGGGTCGACTCTATCAGCCAATATCTACGGACGAGTGAGTTTCTGAAATAGACTGTGGAATTTTAATGACAAATACTAAGAAACCACAGGCTCTTCAGCTTAGTGCGTATCATCCCCATCACGGCATCATAGTCGCCGCCTCTTATGAACAATTCGACGGCACCAGATACTATGATCCATTATACGTACGCGACTATCGGAAGCGTATGCTCCAGATGGTCAATGAAGAAAACGAAGGTTTCGGCTTATGCATTGCCAATATTGGCTCGAGAACTGCTGTTGACTTGACCGAAATGAACACGGCCTGCTTTGGTTTCGACACAAGAGATGGTGCTGCGGTGCGTTACGTCGTAAGTGTTGATGAAAAAGGGCGACTTAATCAAAGAGCCCATATCGTCAACACTACGAGCCACGAAATTCAGGTTGAATATCAGGTCAATCTTCGGGTTAGTGTCCATAGAGCCTCGTACGGACAACTTACTGAAGGGGGCCCGATTCCGCTACCAGAGTGTGAGAATGCTCTCGAGGTCAATGATGAGGAATGTTCTTTTATCATAAGGAACAAATTCCTCGGGGCTCACCTTATGGGCCTATTGGACATAAATGGCATTCCTGCACCACTGGTCGGTCTGGCAGATGTAACCCAGCCGGGTTTGCTGACAGGTGTATCTACAAAACATCAGTCCGTCTCTATTGCGCCGAACTCTACAGCCACCATCGGTCTAATTCTACATCTGTCACCCGGATTAAATGGGAACCATAGCTTTTCAGCGCCGCTTTGTGACAATTCAGACGATCTGGGAAAGAGATTCGCATGGAAGAAGCCAGAAACTGTCGATACGTATATTGTTCGGCGCAATGTTGACTATATTCTTGGCAACTGCGCAATCCCTGTCTCTGAATCAGAAGTCGCCCTTATTACTGACCATGTAGCGCTGCCTCTAGGTTGGAACCGAGACAACTAGTAAGTACTCTCGCACTCCTACTTCAGCATGCTGGGCTAATATCACCTACAGCTGGCAGTGGCGCCTGTTGTTATTGACCCGGCGAAACTTGACGTCGTTAGTTACACCTGGTGCGTACAATCAGTACATGCGACTTCTCGATCAATCAATCAAGGGACACTTAGAATGGGTTTTTTTCAAAGCTGAGCGACCCCATAAATTCTGGCACAGGTCATATATCATCACAGGCAAGCCGAAAGACGGGCCTGTATATCAACTCGATCAGCAGTGTTACCCCATGCTAGAGCTCTGCGACTACTTCTCAGAGTATCCTAGTGAAAGTAGCTTTGTCGAGAAGATTCTTTCCTCTCAAGTCGTCACGGAGATTCTCGACCACATTACCTCAAAAAGAGACCTGGATACAGGATTATTCCCTACTGATGAGACCCCAGGCGATGATGAAGTTATATATCCGTTCCACTTTTCTAGCCACGTTTTACTCTGGTACACTCTTTGCCAACTGGCTGACTTGATCCGCTCGGTGCCGACAACTTTAGGAGGTCTGGCGGATGGAATACAATCACTTGCAGATGAGGTTCGCACGCAAACGATGCAACACTTTCTGATAGCCGACCCCGATTCTGGACATATCAAGATTGCTTACTTGGTAGATGGCCATGGCAAGCACACGTTCTATCACGATGGAAATGATATTCCAACTGCTTTTGCTGCCAATTGGGGATTTTTCTCCACCAAAAAGGAGCTAGAGGCGTGGTACAACACAATGAGCTACGCCCTATCAGAGGAGAACAGCCTAGGGTACAGCTCAGGAGGATCTTTTGCAGGACTTGGAAGTGTCCATTCACAAGGGCCTTGGCCGCTTGGGTACTTTCAAGAGATGCTCTATGCAGACGTCAGAGGTGACAAACGGGCAAAGGCGGATGCTCTACAGCGGATCATTGGTGCCATGCAATGGGACGGAACTTTTGGAGAAGCGGTAGACGTTATGACGGGCGAGACCACAAGCAAAGCCTGGTTTAGCTGGCCAGGCTCCATGATAGCGGCAGCTATTATTGACAGCCCAGAGCAAAAAACAAGCGAACAGGCAACGAAGTCAGCTAATACCGGTATCGTTCGTCGCAGTAGTGTTGGAACACCATCCCTCTAGGCGTAGTATGCGAGTAAACTGTAATATAAGTTCGAACTTGGTTAGGGTTAGCTTCTATTCGGCGTCAGCCCCTTAAATAcaaacatatatatacatatgcgCACATGACACCTCGTATTATGTCTACACATCTAATTGTTTTTGTTTGTCATGCTATAAACTGCTTCATAATGTCTTGGATTCCAGTCCTGTATGGGGCAATACAAGCCACGTTTATGTTGAGAGACTTCGGCTAATCCGAATTATCCACGCCTCCAGCACCGCAGAACACAGTTTGCCTAGGTTCCAGGACACATGTGCCGCACGACGACTCTAAGCACGGCAAATAATTTCCTACCTCCAGTTGCGAGTCATTGGTACCAAATGATGACCAAAGACATGGTTGTCGGGAAAATACAAGATGCCCATTGGCACGAGGAACTGGAGCGGTCCCAGTCGCGGTATGTGTGGGCCGATGGCCGGGTACCTACCCGCTGACTTTCCTATCTCGTGTTCTTCCTGGTTGCCCCACCCTCCCCAGAAAACAGACTTGCATCCGTGATTCCATTACCTACT
The Trichoderma asperellum chromosome 7, complete sequence DNA segment above includes these coding regions:
- a CDS encoding uncharacterized protein (EggNog:ENOG41~TransMembrane:10 (i113-130o142-161i168-191o203-224i236-256o318-345i366-386o392-413i425-444o456-480i)), whose amino-acid sequence is MATIPKFDSEKPGCESPSVTLEETSGNDHSTVFGKSPQFSDSQLAASETGPIGFVPSSPEEAELSRRVNRKMDFAMLPLLSLVYLFNGLDKGNIGNAETQGFTKAIGAEPADLSFAVSLFFITFVLFQPPSAALGRWIGPQIWIPFLAFSWGPLTIGQAFIKGRGSLIAIRLVIGLFEAGFYPTCVSYLSFFYGRFDLAVRVAIFYGQYAIAGAFSGAISFGVFHLKSGSLLNWQYLFIIEGSLTCFVAILAFFLLPRGPGSAWFLTQQEREFAAERMRRDTALFILHEYGKDGMEKDKLSRRDAIEAVKDWKFYGVIIFNICASVPTQAFSIFLPLVLQGLGFASIQANLVSMPKYRIFGHERGWHIIASIAIGIIGLILTVTVKASGGKYAGLCILLFGCYVSAPLTVAWLSGNTPEPGKRTLILGANGFGNLAGIIGSQIFAAKYGPSYRISFYVTLGISIVALLGYTGYRFALAAANRYKKDKMARMTPEELERERTDHTRYGDRKYTFIYGL
- a CDS encoding uncharacterized protein (EggNog:ENOG41~CAZy:GH125); amino-acid sequence: MGSLSSTQQWDYSTPEVFDPKHGNKANKTIDIGQNGSTLSANIYGRALQLSAYHPHHGIIVAASYEQFDGTRYYDPLYVRDYRKRMLQMVNEENEGFGLCIANIGSRTAVDLTEMNTACFGFDTRDGAAVRYVVSVDEKGRLNQRAHIVNTTSHEIQVEYQVNLRVSVHRASYGQLTEGGPIPLPECENALEVNDEECSFIIRNKFLGAHLMGLLDINGIPAPLVGLADVTQPGLLTGVSTKHQSVSIAPNSTATIGLILHLSPGLNGNHSFSAPLCDNSDDLGKRFAWKKPETVDTYIVRRNVDYILGNCAIPVSESEVALITDHVALPLGWNRDNYWQWRLLLLTRRNLTSLVTPGAYNQYMRLLDQSIKGHLEWVFFKAERPHKFWHRSYIITGKPKDGPVYQLDQQCYPMLELCDYFSEYPSESSFVEKILSSQVVTEILDHITSKRDLDTGLFPTDETPGDDEVIYPFHFSSHVLLWYTLCQLADLIRSVPTTLGGLADGIQSLADEVRTQTMQHFLIADPDSGHIKIAYLVDGHGKHTFYHDGNDIPTAFAANWGFFSTKKELEAWYNTMSYALSEENSLGYSSGGSFAGLGSVHSQGPWPLGYFQEMLYADVRGDKRAKADALQRIIGAMQWDGTFGEAVDVMTGETTSKAWFSWPGSMIAAAIIDSPEQKTSEQATKSANTGIVRRSSVGTPSL